In a genomic window of Dyadobacter fermentans DSM 18053:
- a CDS encoding RagB/SusD family nutrient uptake outer membrane protein, protein MKILHRFLLIFTLTGLLSCSDDFVNVENPGALAPSQYPSTVAELEQLLTGVYGTQHATGLYGHTMLGKNLWLWDHTLDLSWQGTPTWIQMGQNNSQPNDSFLYDTWRELWRGVQRSNTLLAGIETYRQKAPNDAATIDVIKGQALFLRAWYYFHLVSFWGEGFNAATDGAKMGVPIITEVASGLDETQVPRKTVKEGWDFIIADLKAAEGLLKNTNWTGATDKHKVSGWAVKGFLGKVYTYQADWANAKTYLADVVNNSGKSLVSFDVYKDMFNGKNEFTSESLFELNLNVDMTARGGDDQSMGSSIGMVIAPTYVNDNGGQAASAWSNVFPHAKNIARFGFNEGHYFKPGTTSANIANVDPAYITRSLEAKKKQTVDPRLWVACYQPYVDSMVVNGRKRPISHYLDITELDMEAWSFRKFTNPNGTEAEINMSNGANFPWLRLADVYLLYAETLAKSGDNAGALEYINKVKRRAYGLPVNTPSAMDYKSLTDQTKATDAVLKNDPLKYERWAELFAEGHWWLDVRRWQIGDKEAAYYQRIRGGAIQWDPTDYAQPIPINEITANVNMRQNPGY, encoded by the coding sequence ATGAAAATACTACACCGATTTCTCCTGATTTTCACGCTCACGGGCCTGCTTTCGTGCAGCGACGATTTCGTCAATGTCGAAAACCCGGGCGCATTGGCACCTTCGCAATACCCGTCCACGGTAGCTGAACTAGAACAGCTGCTCACCGGCGTGTACGGCACGCAGCACGCCACGGGCCTCTACGGGCACACCATGCTTGGCAAAAATCTCTGGCTTTGGGACCACACGCTTGATTTGAGCTGGCAGGGAACACCCACCTGGATTCAGATGGGCCAGAACAATTCGCAGCCCAACGACAGCTTCCTGTACGACACCTGGCGCGAACTATGGCGCGGCGTGCAGCGCAGCAATACTTTGCTGGCCGGCATTGAAACCTACCGCCAGAAAGCGCCGAACGACGCGGCGACCATTGACGTGATCAAAGGACAGGCGCTGTTCCTGCGCGCGTGGTACTATTTCCACCTCGTGTCGTTCTGGGGTGAGGGCTTCAATGCGGCCACGGACGGTGCTAAAATGGGCGTGCCGATCATCACCGAAGTGGCGTCGGGCCTCGATGAAACGCAGGTGCCACGCAAGACCGTAAAGGAAGGCTGGGATTTCATCATCGCCGACCTCAAAGCAGCCGAAGGCCTTCTCAAAAACACCAACTGGACCGGCGCTACCGACAAGCACAAAGTGTCGGGCTGGGCGGTGAAAGGGTTTTTGGGAAAAGTGTACACCTATCAGGCCGATTGGGCAAATGCGAAAACCTACCTGGCCGATGTGGTGAACAACAGCGGCAAGTCGCTCGTGTCGTTTGATGTGTACAAGGATATGTTCAATGGTAAAAATGAGTTTACTTCCGAATCCCTTTTTGAACTGAACCTGAACGTGGACATGACCGCGCGCGGGGGCGACGACCAGTCGATGGGATCGAGCATCGGGATGGTGATCGCGCCTACCTATGTGAACGACAATGGCGGGCAGGCGGCTTCGGCCTGGTCCAATGTGTTCCCGCATGCCAAAAACATCGCGCGTTTCGGCTTCAATGAAGGGCATTATTTCAAACCCGGCACCACCAGTGCGAACATCGCCAATGTGGACCCTGCCTACATCACCCGTTCCCTTGAAGCGAAAAAGAAGCAAACCGTAGACCCGCGCCTGTGGGTGGCTTGCTATCAGCCTTACGTGGACTCGATGGTGGTAAATGGCCGAAAACGCCCGATCTCGCATTATCTCGACATAACCGAGCTGGATATGGAGGCGTGGAGCTTCCGGAAATTCACAAACCCGAACGGAACGGAAGCGGAGATCAACATGTCGAATGGTGCCAACTTCCCGTGGCTGAGGCTGGCCGACGTGTACCTGCTGTATGCGGAAACACTCGCTAAATCAGGTGATAATGCGGGTGCATTGGAATACATTAATAAGGTCAAACGGCGCGCGTACGGCTTACCGGTGAACACGCCTTCCGCAATGGATTACAAAAGTCTCACCGACCAGACCAAGGCCACGGACGCCGTCCTGAAAAACGACCCGCTCAAATACGAGCGCTGGGCCGAGCTCTTCGCCGAAGGACACTGGTGGCTCGACGTCCGCCGCTGGCAAATCGGTGACAAGGAAGCGGCTTACTATCAGCGGATTCGCGGCGGGGCCATTCAATGGGACCCGACCGATTACGCTCAGCCGATCCCGATCAACGAAATCACCGCCAACGTAAACATGCGGCAAAATCCGGGATATTGA
- a CDS encoding TonB-dependent receptor: MKLTVLIFLIGTLQVLAENTFAQQVSIKKKDATLLEVLKTVRKQTGYLFICDLGMLEQAEKVDINVTNAPLKEVLDACFSGQPLTYNIVDKTIIVKKKREPARKPKEEASIKEPFSFNSDPVLRERMTELMRKKVDLQTIFDISVTGKVTDEKGEPLAGVNVIQKGTQRGTSTNEQGVFNIDITDADAVLTFSFVGFLSQEVIVGRRSQIDVTLRVDNKALEEVVVVGYGTQKRSDLTGSVSSVKSEEIKNLPVRSVNEALQGRAAGVQVTRNDGAPGGSSDIVIRGVGSIGGMSPLYIVDGIRMSAGNNFNLQDVESIEVLKDASAAAIYGAQAAGGVVLVTTKRGVAGSDKMNINFNAYYGVRQPVNLYSMLNTPDYIKAKSASGVNTSGWGDPNTLPDNDWVDQIYRNGSDQSYSLSLSGATAKTNYYLSANYQREGGTIIDNWFERYGIRSNADFKINNRLKVGETLYGWRTGNNPVQTSTFPFRSAPLIPVYDPTNPVGGWAKTGTFFTGPNLVGNEYINHAKNIQYALEGNVYLDWEIVKGLNFRSTFGASIYSGANYKFTEAFDFGTLKNVNAFLSRDLNNSRNLTANFVLTYNKAFGRHEIKAMAGYEAYQSDLSNLRGEAQGFQVITYNLGMTTNPSTYRASGGEFPQTRLLSQFGRINYTFADKYLFTANVRRDGSDRFGPANKWGVFPSFSVGWKLSEEAFVRDNFSQVSNLKVRASYGKLGSTSSIPQYTYQASYGGSGGTNIHGLPNGDRSKGYALTAQLTNQNIKWEQVNQTDIGIDIGLFRNALNITADWYSRQTQDMIYQVPVPVSAGFYGSSVYTNIGQMSNKGLELAVDYRGKVKDFTYAVSANAAFNKNLVKQLSGTNNNPINDGAAGDYLESTVTRTQAGKPLSQFFGYIVEGIFQTDSEVATLNQSAQEAAAAAGRPTAGVFFQNSGTGAGDLKFRDVNGDGRITIDDKTYIGNPWPKITYGLSLNLGWKGIDVQAMFQGVQGVDVFNGNKYYTQFFVGDYNTTNDIFKTSFFNGNGLTDQPRVGTTDASGNYVRDPNSNYTRISSFVVENGSFLKLRNLQVGYTLPSALVKQWKMSGLRIYFQAQNLLTFTGYSGLDPEVLGRNGTTARGLDTIYSYPRTRLVSMGIDLNF, from the coding sequence ATGAAATTAACCGTGTTGATATTCCTGATTGGTACATTGCAGGTGCTGGCCGAAAACACGTTCGCCCAGCAGGTATCGATCAAAAAGAAGGATGCAACGTTACTGGAAGTGCTCAAAACCGTGAGGAAACAGACGGGCTATCTCTTCATTTGCGACCTCGGTATGCTCGAACAGGCGGAAAAGGTCGATATCAACGTGACCAACGCGCCGCTGAAAGAGGTGCTCGACGCCTGCTTCTCGGGTCAGCCATTGACCTACAACATTGTAGACAAGACTATTATCGTCAAGAAAAAACGCGAACCGGCCCGAAAGCCGAAGGAAGAGGCGAGCATAAAAGAGCCGTTTTCCTTCAACTCCGACCCGGTTTTGAGGGAGCGGATGACGGAGCTGATGCGCAAGAAGGTCGACCTGCAAACGATCTTCGACATCAGCGTTACCGGTAAGGTTACCGACGAAAAAGGCGAGCCGCTCGCAGGTGTGAACGTGATCCAGAAAGGCACCCAGCGCGGGACGTCCACCAACGAGCAGGGCGTTTTCAATATCGACATTACAGACGCCGACGCAGTGCTCACATTCTCTTTCGTCGGCTTTTTGTCGCAGGAAGTGATCGTAGGCCGCCGCAGCCAGATTGACGTCACATTGCGGGTCGATAACAAGGCTTTGGAAGAAGTAGTGGTGGTAGGTTATGGCACGCAAAAGCGCTCGGACCTGACGGGCTCGGTGTCGTCAGTGAAGTCGGAAGAAATCAAAAACCTGCCCGTACGCAGCGTGAACGAGGCATTGCAGGGGCGTGCGGCGGGCGTGCAGGTAACGCGCAACGACGGTGCGCCCGGCGGCTCGTCGGACATTGTGATCCGGGGCGTGGGGTCCATTGGCGGAATGTCGCCGCTGTACATTGTGGATGGTATCCGCATGTCGGCCGGTAACAATTTCAACTTGCAGGATGTGGAATCCATTGAAGTACTGAAAGATGCGAGCGCCGCGGCTATTTACGGCGCGCAGGCTGCGGGCGGCGTGGTGCTGGTGACGACCAAGCGCGGCGTAGCCGGTTCCGACAAGATGAATATCAATTTCAATGCCTATTATGGTGTGCGCCAGCCGGTTAACCTGTATTCGATGCTCAACACGCCCGATTATATCAAGGCTAAGTCGGCTTCGGGCGTGAATACCAGCGGCTGGGGCGACCCAAATACATTGCCTGACAACGACTGGGTGGACCAGATTTACCGCAACGGCAGCGACCAGAGCTATTCACTTTCGCTCTCGGGCGCGACGGCCAAAACCAACTATTACCTCTCGGCCAACTACCAGCGCGAGGGCGGTACCATTATCGACAACTGGTTTGAGCGCTACGGTATCCGTTCCAATGCGGATTTCAAAATCAACAATCGCCTGAAAGTGGGCGAGACGCTGTATGGCTGGCGTACAGGCAATAACCCGGTGCAAACGAGCACATTCCCGTTCCGCTCGGCGCCACTGATCCCCGTGTACGACCCGACGAACCCCGTAGGCGGCTGGGCAAAAACCGGGACGTTCTTTACAGGCCCGAACCTCGTGGGTAACGAGTATATCAACCACGCCAAAAACATCCAGTATGCACTGGAAGGCAATGTTTACCTGGATTGGGAGATCGTAAAAGGGCTGAATTTCCGCTCCACGTTCGGCGCGTCCATTTACAGCGGCGCGAACTATAAGTTTACCGAAGCATTTGATTTTGGTACACTTAAAAACGTGAATGCATTCCTGAGCCGCGACCTGAACAACTCGCGCAACCTGACGGCGAACTTCGTGCTGACCTATAATAAAGCATTCGGTCGCCACGAGATCAAGGCCATGGCGGGTTATGAGGCTTACCAGTCGGATCTGAGCAATTTGCGCGGAGAGGCGCAGGGTTTTCAGGTGATCACCTACAACCTGGGCATGACCACCAATCCAAGCACTTACCGGGCCAGCGGCGGCGAATTCCCGCAAACGCGCCTGCTCTCGCAGTTTGGGCGGATCAACTATACATTTGCCGACAAATACCTGTTCACCGCCAACGTCCGCCGCGACGGCTCCGACCGCTTCGGCCCGGCCAACAAATGGGGCGTGTTCCCGTCGTTCTCGGTGGGATGGAAGCTGAGCGAGGAAGCATTCGTGCGGGACAACTTTTCGCAGGTTTCCAACCTGAAAGTGCGTGCGAGCTACGGTAAGCTCGGCAGCACCAGCAGCATTCCGCAATACACCTACCAGGCGTCGTACGGCGGCAGCGGCGGTACCAACATTCACGGCCTGCCCAACGGCGACCGCTCGAAAGGCTACGCGCTCACCGCCCAGCTCACCAACCAGAATATCAAATGGGAGCAGGTGAACCAGACCGACATCGGTATCGACATTGGTTTGTTCAGAAATGCATTGAATATCACCGCCGACTGGTACAGCCGCCAGACGCAGGACATGATTTACCAGGTGCCCGTGCCGGTTTCGGCAGGGTTCTACGGGTCGAGTGTGTACACCAATATCGGCCAGATGAGCAACAAAGGGCTCGAACTGGCGGTCGATTACCGGGGTAAGGTGAAGGATTTTACCTACGCTGTGAGCGCCAATGCGGCATTTAACAAAAACCTCGTGAAACAGCTGAGCGGGACCAACAACAACCCGATCAACGACGGCGCAGCGGGAGATTACCTCGAAAGCACAGTTACCCGCACGCAGGCAGGCAAGCCGCTGAGCCAGTTCTTCGGGTACATTGTAGAAGGCATTTTCCAAACCGACTCCGAAGTAGCCACTTTGAACCAGAGCGCCCAGGAAGCTGCTGCTGCGGCGGGCAGGCCTACTGCCGGCGTGTTTTTCCAGAACTCGGGCACCGGCGCGGGCGACCTCAAATTCCGCGATGTGAATGGCGACGGCCGCATTACGATCGACGACAAAACGTACATTGGCAATCCGTGGCCGAAGATCACCTACGGTCTTTCGCTCAATCTCGGCTGGAAAGGCATTGACGTACAGGCGATGTTCCAGGGTGTGCAGGGTGTGGATGTTTTTAATGGAAACAAATATTACACCCAGTTCTTCGTCGGCGACTATAACACGACTAACGACATTTTCAAAACCTCGTTCTTCAACGGAAACGGCCTTACCGACCAGCCGCGTGTGGGCACGACGGACGCTTCGGGCAACTACGTCCGCGACCCGAACTCGAACTATACCCGTATTTCGTCCTTTGTGGTGGAAAACGGTTCGTTCCTGAAACTGCGCAACCTGCAAGTAGGCTACACATTGCCGTCGGCATTGGTGAAACAATGGAAAATGAGCGGCCTGCGCATTTACTTCCAGGCTCAGAACCTGCTCACATTTACGGGCTACTCGGGCCTCGATCCGGAAGTGCTGGGCCGCAATGGCACCACCGCCCGCGGGCTCGACACGATTTACTCGTACCCGCGCACGCGGCTCGTTTCCATGGGTATCGATCTGAATTTCTAA
- a CDS encoding FecR family protein produces MRNQRLDDLFFRYCEKIITDEEREELMAMLLSDDHREQINGLIDQFMRSDGSKHTLSDETADDILSSIFSATGERNVIEEPRAHEDETRTRPMWLFKLAAASVVLFLVYGGYRWLNRAKPVPQVAVLQSVYGDDAPAGGNKASLTLADGRTYDLNTITEGNLAVQPGTTIDKSKGEVIYENTANGGAVAYNVLKTPLGGQYKIVLPDGSRAWLNAGSSLKYPTAFQGNRRDVEMTGEVYFEIEPDKSRPFLVRVADKNAKGKDMEITVLGTHFNISSYGDEPTMQTTLLEGSVRVEKDAVTKVLTPGQQARVATGEKSDIAVKTVDTESVVAWKEGRFEFNGNIREIMRQISRWYDLDVKYEGDVEKKSFAGTISRKNNVSEVLKMLEMTGGIQFRIDDRKITVKNAD; encoded by the coding sequence ATGCGAAACCAACGACTGGACGACTTGTTTTTCCGGTATTGTGAGAAAATAATAACCGACGAAGAGCGGGAAGAGCTCATGGCCATGCTGCTTTCGGACGATCACCGCGAGCAGATCAACGGGCTCATCGACCAGTTCATGCGCAGCGACGGATCAAAGCACACATTATCCGACGAAACGGCTGACGACATTCTCAGTTCCATTTTTTCGGCTACGGGCGAGCGGAATGTGATCGAAGAGCCCCGTGCCCATGAAGACGAAACGCGGACCCGCCCGATGTGGCTTTTCAAGCTCGCAGCGGCTTCGGTGGTGCTGTTCCTAGTTTACGGCGGCTACCGCTGGCTCAACCGCGCGAAGCCCGTGCCGCAGGTGGCTGTACTGCAAAGCGTGTACGGCGACGATGCGCCTGCGGGCGGCAACAAAGCAAGCCTCACCCTCGCCGACGGCCGCACGTATGATCTGAACACGATTACAGAAGGCAATCTTGCGGTGCAGCCGGGGACGACGATCGACAAATCGAAAGGGGAAGTGATTTATGAAAATACGGCCAATGGCGGCGCTGTGGCGTATAACGTGCTTAAAACGCCCCTCGGCGGGCAATACAAAATCGTGCTGCCAGACGGCTCGCGCGCCTGGCTCAATGCCGGTTCGAGCCTGAAATACCCGACGGCTTTTCAAGGTAACCGGCGGGATGTGGAAATGACCGGCGAGGTGTATTTTGAAATAGAACCTGATAAAAGCCGGCCGTTTCTGGTGCGGGTCGCCGACAAGAATGCGAAAGGGAAGGATATGGAAATCACTGTTTTGGGGACCCATTTCAATATCAGTTCGTACGGCGATGAACCGACCATGCAAACCACTCTGCTCGAAGGTTCGGTGCGGGTGGAGAAGGACGCGGTGACCAAAGTGCTCACACCGGGCCAGCAAGCGCGGGTAGCCACGGGCGAGAAAAGCGACATCGCTGTGAAAACGGTTGATACCGAGAGTGTTGTAGCCTGGAAAGAGGGGCGTTTCGAGTTCAACGGCAATATCCGGGAGATCATGCGGCAGATTTCGCGCTGGTACGATCTCGATGTAAAATATGAAGGCGACGTGGAGAAGAAGTCGTTTGCCGGGACGATCTCGCGCAAAAACAACGTGTCGGAAGTGCTGAAAATGCTCGAAATGACCGGCGGAATCCAGTTCCGGATCGATGACAGAAAAATTACCGTGAAAAATGCAGATTGA
- a CDS encoding RNA polymerase sigma factor: MKINATHNETELLTEIAAGSERAFATLFHWYRDKVYSAAFRLTHSSFLAEEVVQDVFLKLWVKRETLLEIAGFEDYLFIMTRNHVFSALKRMARQQQLVDDLQLELPVAENTTYNRILDLEIAEIVHQAVELLPAQQKQVYLMSKEQELKREEIAKKLRISSETVKTHLARALRHIRAYSKLKLEISISWLLFFLVN, translated from the coding sequence TTGAAGATAAACGCGACACATAATGAGACGGAGTTGCTGACTGAGATTGCAGCCGGCAGCGAGAGGGCTTTTGCCACGCTGTTTCATTGGTACCGCGATAAGGTCTATTCCGCCGCATTCCGGCTTACGCATTCCAGTTTCCTGGCCGAAGAAGTGGTGCAGGATGTGTTTTTGAAATTATGGGTCAAAAGGGAGACATTACTTGAAATCGCCGGTTTTGAGGACTATCTCTTCATTATGACCCGCAACCACGTGTTTTCGGCCCTCAAAAGAATGGCGCGGCAGCAGCAGCTCGTCGATGACCTGCAACTTGAACTGCCCGTTGCCGAAAACACGACTTACAACCGCATTCTGGACCTCGAAATTGCGGAGATTGTGCATCAGGCGGTAGAATTGCTGCCTGCACAGCAAAAACAGGTTTACCTCATGAGCAAGGAGCAGGAACTCAAACGCGAGGAAATCGCGAAAAAGCTCCGTATCTCTTCGGAAACCGTGAAAACCCATCTCGCACGCGCATTGCGCCACATCCGTGCGTACAGCAAATTGAAGCTCGAAATTTCCATTTCCTGGCTGCTGTTTTTCCTGGTAAATTAA
- a CDS encoding alkaline phosphatase: MNAFSKLSISLFALLPWAVSAQHNSENPLSRAHSHNDYMQAAPFTLAHEHQFGSVEADVHFRNDTLYVAHDSRDISADRTFDKLYLQQIIKQISKNQGSIYKDKRRVMTLLIDLKTTYKATLPALVKALAPHEALLAPKGSVKVVLSGNTPPPAEFEQYPAFIFFDGRPGVSYTSGQAARLGMISQDFHKYSQWNGKGIPVEKDRKALVDAISQAHAMGKPFRFWASPDNINAWKVLMNLGADYINTDHVAELGTFLSGRKNAEYQSREFYKPYQPTYKNNDALGKVKNIILLIGDGMGLAQIHSGLTANRGELNLGKFLNIGFSKTASSDNYITDSAAGATAFATGNKTRNRAIGVDSNLVAVPSIIREVKATGRKSALISAGDITDATPAAFYAHRPERSQMDEIATDYLKEPVDVLIGGGYSHFAKTKTADSLKARGFGVSDNWNDLASMKAPFVLLDDKHTVSMLKGRGDFLKDSFQKALQSLQSNQKGFFMMAEGAQVDYGGHANIVPYVVTEMLDFDKLVGEALRFADSNGETLVIVTADHETGGLTLLDGNLKTGYVDGQFSTGDHTGIMVPVFAYGPHSLDFRGVYENTEIYRKMRAILK, from the coding sequence ATGAATGCTTTTTCAAAACTCTCGATTTCACTTTTTGCCCTTTTGCCCTGGGCTGTTTCCGCTCAACACAATTCCGAAAACCCGCTTTCGCGGGCGCATTCGCATAATGATTACATGCAGGCGGCGCCATTCACGCTCGCCCACGAGCACCAGTTCGGCTCGGTTGAAGCCGATGTGCATTTCCGTAACGACACGCTTTACGTCGCACACGATTCCCGCGACATCAGCGCCGACCGCACTTTCGACAAGCTGTATTTGCAGCAAATCATCAAGCAGATCAGCAAAAACCAGGGGAGCATTTACAAGGATAAAAGGCGCGTAATGACGCTGTTGATCGACCTGAAAACTACTTACAAAGCGACCCTGCCGGCATTGGTAAAAGCCCTGGCGCCGCATGAAGCGCTGCTGGCCCCGAAAGGCTCGGTGAAGGTGGTGCTGAGCGGCAACACGCCCCCGCCGGCGGAATTTGAACAATATCCGGCATTTATATTCTTTGACGGTCGTCCGGGTGTGAGCTATACCTCCGGGCAGGCCGCGCGCCTGGGGATGATCAGCCAGGACTTCCACAAATATTCGCAATGGAACGGAAAGGGCATCCCGGTTGAAAAGGACCGCAAAGCGCTCGTGGACGCGATCTCGCAAGCGCACGCGATGGGCAAGCCGTTCCGTTTCTGGGCAAGCCCCGACAACATCAATGCATGGAAAGTGCTCATGAACCTCGGCGCCGACTACATTAACACCGACCACGTGGCCGAGCTGGGCACATTTCTCAGCGGCCGCAAGAACGCCGAATACCAGTCCAGGGAGTTTTACAAGCCCTACCAGCCCACCTACAAAAACAATGATGCGCTGGGCAAGGTGAAGAACATCATCCTGCTCATCGGCGATGGAATGGGGCTCGCGCAGATTCACTCCGGCCTCACCGCCAACCGCGGCGAACTCAACCTCGGCAAATTCCTCAATATCGGTTTTTCCAAAACGGCCTCTTCGGACAACTACATTACCGACTCGGCGGCAGGCGCGACCGCCTTCGCCACGGGCAACAAAACCCGCAACCGCGCCATCGGCGTCGATTCCAACCTGGTGGCCGTGCCGTCCATTATCCGTGAAGTGAAGGCCACCGGCCGCAAGTCGGCGCTGATTTCCGCCGGTGACATTACCGACGCCACACCGGCCGCATTCTACGCCCACCGCCCCGAGCGCAGCCAAATGGACGAAATCGCGACGGATTACCTCAAAGAGCCCGTGGATGTGCTCATCGGCGGCGGTTACAGCCATTTCGCCAAAACCAAAACTGCCGATTCACTGAAAGCACGCGGATTTGGAGTGTCGGACAATTGGAACGACCTGGCGAGCATGAAAGCGCCATTCGTTTTGCTCGACGATAAGCACACGGTGTCAATGCTCAAAGGCCGCGGCGATTTCCTGAAAGATTCGTTTCAAAAAGCACTTCAATCCCTGCAATCGAACCAGAAGGGCTTTTTCATGATGGCCGAAGGCGCGCAGGTGGATTACGGCGGCCACGCGAACATAGTGCCTTACGTAGTGACCGAAATGCTTGATTTTGACAAACTGGTAGGAGAGGCCCTGCGCTTCGCCGACTCGAACGGCGAAACGCTCGTGATCGTCACTGCCGACCACGAAACCGGCGGCCTCACGCTTCTGGACGGCAATCTGAAAACCGGCTACGTGGACGGCCAGTTCAGCACCGGCGACCACACGGGCATTATGGTCCCCGTTTTCGCCTACGGTCCCCATTCCCTGGATTTCCGTGGCGTGTACGAGAATACGGAGATTTATCGGAAGATGAGGGCGATTTTGAAGTAG
- a CDS encoding AraC family transcriptional regulator: MKYHQILPPPHLRDYVRYYWALESTGRPDEQIHFVTIADGSPGIIFQQSPGASFQEGKQLSSVFLYGQSTAHTRIVSPATFSTIGVYFYPHALKSIFGMDSNELTNDCLDLDLFFNGQHLMERLDGASDVDTKANILSECLWAQICRNDHHLQTATRHALQRIIQSHGNISMKELRHELRVSERTLERRFQEGIGLSPMLFGRICRFQASLNQLRRQSYDKLSDIAFEQEYADQSHFIRNFKEFTGLTPFQFRKSIHETVENFPVLVQS; encoded by the coding sequence ATGAAATACCATCAGATCCTGCCGCCGCCGCATTTACGAGACTACGTCCGGTATTACTGGGCGCTCGAAAGCACGGGCAGGCCCGACGAGCAAATCCATTTCGTGACCATCGCCGACGGTTCTCCGGGCATCATTTTCCAGCAATCTCCGGGGGCTTCGTTTCAGGAAGGGAAGCAATTATCGTCGGTGTTCCTGTACGGACAATCGACCGCCCACACCCGCATCGTGTCGCCGGCCACGTTCAGCACCATCGGGGTATACTTTTATCCGCATGCGCTGAAATCGATTTTCGGGATGGATTCCAACGAGCTCACGAACGATTGCCTGGACCTGGACCTGTTTTTCAATGGCCAGCATCTGATGGAACGGCTGGACGGCGCTTCCGATGTGGATACCAAGGCAAATATCCTCTCTGAATGCCTTTGGGCGCAGATTTGCCGCAACGATCACCACCTGCAAACCGCCACGCGCCATGCATTGCAGCGCATTATCCAATCGCACGGCAATATTTCGATGAAGGAACTGCGGCACGAGTTGCGGGTATCGGAGCGCACGCTCGAAAGGCGCTTTCAGGAGGGAATAGGGTTATCGCCCATGCTTTTTGGAAGGATCTGCCGTTTCCAGGCCTCGCTTAACCAGCTCCGCAGGCAGTCGTACGACAAGCTGTCCGACATTGCCTTCGAGCAGGAATACGCCGACCAATCCCATTTTATCCGCAATTTCAAAGAGTTTACAGGCCTCACGCCCTTCCAGTTTCGGAAAAGCATTCACGAAACGGTGGAGAATTTTCCGGTGCTGGTCCAGTCGTAG
- a CDS encoding NAD(P)H-binding protein → MIAITGANGNLGKATLAFLLKKTLPGNIVAIVRDAGKLSEYIGSGIHIRTADYEDQQSLEKALKGVHRLLQISASATGVRAMAQETRVVQAAVRCGVKEIAYTSTLFPHESAHFHAAHICRNTEELIRQSGMRYVLFRNSMYHETIPLFIGEAMGDGRIFYPSGSGRVSFASRKDIAEALSNVLTGPTFNNATFDITGAETFSFADIALTLKDIAGYHDAAHTDISPEDYRKGLLGFGLGEDEAGFYASMADSIRAGEFEKTHHSLEGFLGRKPLGVQQYLKELF, encoded by the coding sequence ATGATAGCCATCACAGGAGCAAACGGAAACCTTGGAAAAGCCACACTCGCATTCCTTTTGAAAAAAACATTACCGGGCAACATCGTCGCCATTGTGCGTGATGCAGGTAAGCTCAGCGAATACATCGGTTCGGGAATCCATATCCGCACGGCAGATTATGAAGATCAGCAGTCGTTGGAGAAGGCGCTGAAAGGCGTGCACAGGCTGTTGCAGATCTCCGCTTCGGCCACGGGCGTCCGGGCAATGGCGCAGGAAACGCGCGTGGTGCAGGCCGCCGTGCGCTGCGGAGTGAAAGAAATCGCTTACACCAGCACGCTGTTCCCCCACGAATCGGCCCATTTTCACGCAGCGCATATTTGCCGCAATACCGAGGAACTGATCCGGCAGAGCGGCATGCGTTACGTCTTGTTCCGCAACAGCATGTACCATGAAACGATCCCGCTGTTTATCGGCGAAGCCATGGGCGACGGCCGGATCTTTTACCCGTCGGGCAGCGGGCGCGTGAGTTTCGCGTCGCGGAAGGACATTGCCGAGGCGCTGTCCAATGTGCTCACCGGCCCGACTTTCAACAACGCGACGTTCGATATTACCGGCGCGGAGACATTCAGTTTTGCGGACATTGCATTAACATTAAAAGATATAGCAGGCTACCACGACGCCGCGCACACCGATATTTCGCCGGAAGATTACCGTAAAGGACTGCTCGGTTTCGGGCTGGGCGAGGATGAGGCCGGGTTTTATGCCAGCATGGCCGACAGCATCCGCGCAGGCGAATTTGAAAAAACGCATCATTCGCTCGAAGGCTTCCTGGGACGCAAACCGCTTGGGGTTCAGCAATATCTGAAAGAATTGTTTTGA